The region CTAGACAGATGTCATTATTGTAGATAACAACAGATTGCCCTGCGGCAACCGCTCGTTCAGGCTCGGTAAGTTCAAGTATCGCCTCATTATCCGAGGTTGTTTTTATATGCGCACGAATTAATTTAGCGCGGTGACGTACGCGAATCATATACTCACCGTCGTTTGGTGCTTCATTGATCCAATGAACGGATGCTAGGTTAATTGAATTTTTCCAAAGCGTGTCATCATTCAGATCAGTCGTGACATAGATTTCATTTTTTTCCATGCTTTTACCCACAACGTAGTACGGCAAACCGCCGCCAACATCCAACCCATGGCGCTGGCCAAGCGTATAGAATATCGCACCATCGTGATGACCAATTGTTTTTCCGGTTTTTTTATCAATAATCGAACCTGGTGTTTGTTCAACATACTGGCTAAGGAAATCCCGGATGCCAACTTTACCAACAAAACAAATTCCCTGGCTGTCTTTTTTACCAGCCGTAAATAACCTGCGTTCTTCGGCCATTTTGCGTACAGTAGGTTTGGTAAATTCACCAAGCGGAAAGAGCGTTTTTTCAAGTGCTTTGCCTGTCACACGATACAAAAAGTATGTCTGATCCTTGTTGGTGTCCTCGGCCATTTTCAACACGCCATTTTCTACTCGCGCATAGTGTCCGGTGGCAATCATGTCAGCACCGTCTTCTAGCGCAGCATCCAAAAATAGCTTAAATTTCACTTCTTGGTTACACATAATATCTGGATTAGGCGTACGGCCTAATTTGTATTCTTCGATCATGTAGTCAACGACTTTGTGTTTGTATTCGTTTTCAAAATCAAAAACTTTAAAATCAATTCCTAGCTGCACGGCGACACGCTTCGCATCAGCTAGATCATCCGCCCACGGACACTTCATACCAGGCAAATCTTCTGTCCAGTTTTTCATATACACACCAGTCACGTCATGGCCTTGCTCAACCAAAAGCGCGGCAGTCAGACTACTGTCAACTCCGCCGCTCATGCCAACGTAAATGTTAGCCATTAGCGTGTGCCCCCGATGTAAAAGGCGATAATCTTCACAAACTCGCTGATTGCCAAATACCATCCGCCAGGCGTTGCCCACCATACACTCGACCATTGGTTATCGTTTCGTGCAGGATGATTACGAATCGTTACGCCAACGGATCGTTTAGCAAATTCCAGACCAGCCCGGCGCTGGTGATACGGCGATGTCACTAAAATAACTGATGAGATTTTATTCGCTTCAAAAATCGTTTGTGTATTTTCTGCATTCTGCTTGGTCGTTTCACCATATTCTTCGGTGAGGATATCTTCGTCGGGCACGCCTGCGCTTCTAGCCTGGCGTCGCATTGCCTCAGCATTGCTTGGACCGGATTTGTCTTGGGCCGCACCCGAAAAAATAAGCTTTGACGCCCAGCCATTTTGGTACAGGGCAACCGCTTCGTTCGTACGCGCAGTTGTATCTCCGCCGCTTACGGCAATAATCGCATCAGCCGGCATACAATCTGATTTTGTTGTCGTAGGTTCGGTA is a window of Candidatus Saccharimonadales bacterium DNA encoding:
- the mnmA gene encoding tRNA 2-thiouridine(34) synthase MnmA — encoded protein: MANIYVGMSGGVDSSLTAALLVEQGHDVTGVYMKNWTEDLPGMKCPWADDLADAKRVAVQLGIDFKVFDFENEYKHKVVDYMIEEYKLGRTPNPDIMCNQEVKFKLFLDAALEDGADMIATGHYARVENGVLKMAEDTNKDQTYFLYRVTGKALEKTLFPLGEFTKPTVRKMAEERRLFTAGKKDSQGICFVGKVGIRDFLSQYVEQTPGSIIDKKTGKTIGHHDGAIFYTLGQRHGLDVGGGLPYYVVGKSMEKNEIYVTTDLNDDTLWKNSINLASVHWINEAPNDGEYMIRVRHRAKLIRAHIKTTSDNEAILELTEPERAVAAGQSVVIYNNDICLGGGIIV
- a CDS encoding YdcF family protein codes for the protein MKILIVAFVTFIIMVLSLNNYLSPNDLAGCDTEPTTTKSDCMPADAIIAVSGGDTTARTNEAVALYQNGWASKLIFSGAAQDKSGPSNAEAMRRQARSAGVPDEDILTEEYGETTKQNAENTQTIFEANKISSVILVTSPYHQRRAGLEFAKRSVGVTIRNHPARNDNQWSSVWWATPGGWYLAISEFVKIIAFYIGGTR